One segment of Triticum aestivum cultivar Chinese Spring chromosome 2A, IWGSC CS RefSeq v2.1, whole genome shotgun sequence DNA contains the following:
- the LOC123190166 gene encoding protein FAR1-RELATED SEQUENCE 7, with amino-acid sequence MATTSGGGAAGDPAASSPAPSQPQHPTPRISHIVRTYLDLSSNSKKRRAARKNQLKPGGVETSAAGENKGCGPSGAASLEHSRLLRELGIRVSRYTNEERRDIITRYMQKRSGRQGVNRAAAKVPSRQALAERRRRSAGGQFLGKEDPQTADKPEEKAEEEPELPPEVVANAGGVPIIGMVFESEEKACKYYVSYAGNVGFSVRKGLWDKTAKSGSRSRFYVCSREGFRAKNLPKRPYPETRTGCPARFSIMLTPSGKYRVTEFVQDHNHQLAGPIDIGMLKSQRLLSKVQSGNGNAISIPPRYKNYLRTKPTKDMNAGDFRDLTDYFRSMKSDNPSFYYAIQVDENDKAANVFWADARSIFDYHYFSDVICFDMTYKLNDYSRPLALFLGINHHRQMVIFGAAFLYDETAESFKWLLETFKSAMCGKQPKTILTDQSAALKEALDLAWPGTVHRYCLWQIYQDAVKSLAHVFCISEEFTHDFSHCVFDVEDGQEFVETWNVIMEKYNLKENKLLNELYEDRENWALPYGRQIFSGDIKSMVRAETLGIRMKEYLDCEKELSPFLKFFGSSVEKRRQEEIQADYQASQREPRTPLPLLWQAANLYTPINFELFRKEYEECMDCMVYGCGEFGSLSEYMITFKNRTKEQLVRFDSSDGTVACTCKKFETAGILCCHILKVYELKNVKEIPLQYLLKRWSKDAKLGTVHEINGFSFDSHIGSCVPERYAALCRLFYKIASKAAANVETFSMVASQSDQLNEGIERTLQSTLAAKSSVVHSIKDQLTRMVQNDYPLGNSSEPQKSTGKKMSEVTRRGNCQETNKRQKQRKGHSGEAAAGPREREVNVTDQFLPDQPMQGHYVLGHNFGLSTSQNLRDNLNHFDQASAVPTLQQQPFPGNGELTETQAYTGDMHALQFMETNPQIDHENGEEGQSSIPVWDFL; translated from the exons ATGGCCACCACCTCCGGCGGCGGGGCTGCCGGCGACCCCGCTGCGTCCTCACCAGCGCCGAGCCAACCACAGCATCCGACACCCCGCATCTCTCACATCGTCCGCACCTACCTCGACCTCTCCTCCAATTCCAAGAAGCGCCGCGCCGCCCGTAAGAACCAGCTCAAGCCCGGCGGTGTAGAGACTTCCGCCGCCGGAGAAAACAAGGGATGCGGCCCCTCTGGGGCCGCCTCGTTGGAGCATTCGCGGCTGCTCCGGGAGCTGGGTATCCGGGTCTCCCGCTACACGAACGAGGAGCGCCGCGATATCATCACCCGCTACATGCAGAAGCGGAGCGGCCGCCAGGGCGTTAACCGCGCCGCCGCTAAG GTCCCGTCGAGGCAAGCCCTGGCGGAGCGGCGCCGGAGGAGTGCCGGAGGACAGTTCCTCGGCAAGGAGGACCCGCAG ACTGCAGATAAACCTGAAGAGAAGGCAGAAGAAGAGCCAGAATTGCCACCAGAAGTTGTTGCGAACGCTGGAGGAGTGCCCATAATTGGAATGGTCTTCGAGAGTGAAGAGAAAGCATGCAAGTATTATGTTAGTTATGCAGGAAATGTGGGATTTAGTGTCCGAAAAGGATTGTGGGATAAAACAGCAAAAAGTGGCAGTAGATCAAGGTTTTATGTCTGTTCCAGAGAGGGCTTTCGCGCAAAGAATTTGCCCAAGAGACCTTACCCGGAGACAAGGACGGGTTGCCCTGCACGATTTTCTATCATGTTAACGCCCAGTGGAAAATACCGAGTGACAGAATTTGTGCAGGATCATAATCACCAGCTTGCTGGTCCAATTGATATTGGGATGCTGAAGTCGCAAAGATTATTGTCCAAGGTTCAATCTGGAAATGGAAATGCCATAAGCATTCCTCCAAGGTACAAGAATTATCTTCGGACCAAGCCTACAAAAGATATGAACGCAGGGGATTTCAGAGATCTTACAGATTATTTTCGAAGTATGAAGAGTGATAATCCATCTTTTTACTATGCCATCCAGGTGGATGAAAATGACAAAGCTGCTAATGTCTTCTGGGCTGATGCAAGATCAATCTTCGACTATCATTATTTCAGTGATGTGATCTGCTTTGATATGACCTACAAACTGAATGACTACAGCAGGCCACTAGCTTTGTTTTTGGGTATCAACCATCATAGGCAAATGGTCATATTTGGTGCTGCTTTCCTGTATGATGAAACGGCTGAATCTTTCAAGTGGCTTCTTGAGACCTTTAAGAGTGCCATGTGTGGGAAACAGCCAAAGACTATTTTGACAGATCAATCTGCTGCTTTGAAGGAAGCACTAGACCTCGCTTGGCCTGGTACAGTTCACCGTTATTGCTTGTGGCAAATATACCAGGATGCAGTTAAGTCCTTGGCGCATGTTTTCTGTATTTCAGAAGAATTCACGCATGATTTTAGCCACTGTGTATTTGATGTCGAGGATGGCCAAGAGTTTGTTGAGACATGGAATGTGATAATGGAGAAATACAACCTTAAAGAAAACAAATTGTTAAATGAGCTTTACGAAGACAGAGAAAATTGGGCCTTGCCATATGGCCGACAAATATTCTCTGGGGACATTAAAAGCATGGTACGAGCAGAAACCTTAGGCATAAGGATGAAAGAATACTTGGATTGTGAGAAAGAGCTATCTCCTTTTTTGAAGTTTTTTGGAAGTTCAGTTGAGAAGAGGAGACAGGAAGAGATACAAGCTGATTACCAAGCCAGCCAAAGGGAACCAAGAACACCTCTGCCACTGCTCTGGCAGGCTGCAAACTTGTATACACCAATAAATTTTGAGTTATTTAGGAAAGAGTATGAAGAGTGCATGGACTGTATGGTTTACGGTTGCGGCGAGTTCGGCTCTCTTTCTGAGTATATGATTACTTTTAAAAACAGAACTAAAGAACAACTTGTGCGGTTTGATTCATCAGATGGCACGGTTGCATGCACTTGTAAAAAATTTGAAACTGCTGGAATTTTATGCTGCCATATATTAAAGGTATATGAACTGAAGAATGTTAAAGAGATCCCCCTACAGTATCTTCTTAAGAGATGGAGTAAAGATGCAAAGTTGGGGACCGTTCATGAAATCAATGGGTTTAGTTTTGACAGTCATATAGGATCTTGTGTTCCAGAGCGTTATGCAGCTCTTTGTCGTTTGTTCTATAAGATTGCTTCTAAGGCTGCAGCGAACGTAGAGACATTTTCAATGGTCGCAAGCCAGTCGGATCAACTTAATGAAGGAATTGAACGAACTTTGCAATCAACACTAGCTGCTAAGTCATCTGTTGTCCATTCCATCAAGGATCAGTTAACTCGTATGGTTCAAAATGATTATCCTCTTGGTAATAGCAGCGAGCCTCAGAAATCTACAGGAAAGAAGATGAGTGAAGTTACTCGTCGTGGAAATTGTCAGGAAACCAATAAAAGGCAGAAACAAAGAAAAG GGCATTCTGGCGAAGCAGCTGCAGGACCAAGGGAAAGGGAAGTGAATGTTACGGATCAGTTCCTACCAGATCAACCAATGCAG GGACATTATGTACTTGGCCACAACTTTGGTCTTAGTACCTCACAGAACCTTCGTGACAATTTGAACCATTTTGATCAG GCTTCTGCAGTTCCAACCCTGCAACAGCAGCCATTCCCTGGGAATGGTGAACTAACCGAAACCCAA GCCTATACTGGTGACATGCACGCATTGCAATTCATGGAGACGAATCCCCAGATCGACCATGAGAATGGAGAGGAGGGTCAGTCGTCGATACCGGTGTGGGATTTTCTCTGA